A DNA window from Solanum lycopersicum chromosome 3, SLM_r2.1 contains the following coding sequences:
- the LOC101261595 gene encoding probable aquaporin TIP5-1 produces MASLASRLQHSVTPNALRSYLAEFLSTFFFVFAAAGASMSTRKMVPDATSDPSSLVAIAVANAFALSVAVYISANISGGHVNPAVTFGMAVGGHISIPMSIFYWISQMIGSVTACLLLKFTNQQVPTHGIPQEMTGFGAAVLEGVMTFGLVYTVYAAADPRRCVHAAIGPLAIGLMLGANVMASGPFTGGSMNPAYSFGSAVVKGSFGNQAVYWIGPFIGAAIAGLVYDNVVFPLQVTESLRGIGGGIVAV; encoded by the exons ATGGCGTCTCTTGCTTCCCGCTTGCAACACTCTGTCACTCCCAATGCCCTCAGATCCTATCTCGCTGAGTTTCTCTCAACTTTCTTTTTCGTCTTTGCCGCTGCCGGTGCTTCCATGTCCACCA GGAAAATGGTGCCTGATGCGACATCAGATCCATCTAGCCTGGTGGCAATTGCAGTTGCAAATGCATTTGCTTTGTCCGTTGCAGTGTATATATCAGCCAATATCTCTGGAGGGCACGTGAATCCCGCTGTCACGTTTGGAATGGCCGTAGGAGGCCATATAAGTATTCCCATGTCTATATTCTACTGGATTTCTCAAATGATTGGTTCTGTCACCGCTTGCCTTCTTCTCAAATTCACTAATCAG CAAGTCCCAACACATGGAATTCCCCAAGAGATGACTGGTTTTGGAGCAGCAGTACTCGAAGGCGTGATGACATTTGGTCTAGTGTACACAGTTTATGCAGCTGCTGATCCTAGGAGGTGCGTCCATGCAGCGATTGGGCCGTTGGCAATTGGCCTGATGTTGGGAGCAAACGTCATGGCTTCGGGGCCATTTACTGGGGGATCGATGAACCCTGCTTACTCATTTGGCTCTGCTGTTGTCAAAGGGAGCTTCGGGAATCAAGCAGTGTACTGGATTGGACCTTTCATTGGTGCAGCTATAGCAGGACTTGTGTATGATAATGTGGTCTTCCCTTTACAAGTGACTGAGTCTTTGAGGGGAATAGGTGGTGGAATTGTTGCTGTTTAA
- the LOC778272 gene encoding putative nitric oxide synthase isoform X2, translating into MAPKLLALSSLSSICPFSIPNSSSSNLNLYRYHTTKPTLIFCKSTEPQTISESEPEGYGAAAPTRGDIYLQRQQVVAASSSVLATTKKKKKKDNIFKISKLAPCCYGCGAPLHTSEVDAPGYVDQETYELKKKHHQLRKILCGRCRLLSHGHMITAVGGNGGYSGGKQFVTAEELREKLSHVRHEKALIVKLVDIVDFNGSFLARVRDLAGANPIILVITKVDLLPKDTDLNCVGDWVVEATMKKKLNVLSVHLTSSKSLVGISGVVAEIQKEKKVVLLTFQGSANVGKSAFINALLNTMSYKDPVAASARKHKPIQSAVPGTTLGPIPIDAFLGGEKLYDTPGVHLHHRQAAVIHAEDLPTLAPQSRLRGQVFPSSGRNLDSQIANRMRSSGLSGLSIFWGGLVRIDIFKVLPETCLTFYGPKALQIHVVATEEADEFYQKELGVLLTPPTGKGKADDWMGLETKRQLQIKYEDIERPTCDVAISGLGWFSVVPVNKSAGVSNPISEVTAGELAFVVHVPKPVEIFVRSPMPVGKAGGQWYDYRELTEEELEVRPKWFF; encoded by the exons ATGGCGCCTAAACTCCTAGCTCTATCCTCCTTATCTTCCATTTGCCCATTTTCTATACCCAATTCCTCCTCTAGTAACCTCAACCTCTACAGATATCACACTACTAAACCCACCCTTATCTTCTGCAAATCCACTGAACCCCAAACTATCTCAGAATCCGAACCCGAGGGCTATGGAGCTGCCGCCCCAACCCGAGGTGACATATATCTACAACGCCAACAGGTCGTCGCTGCATCTTCATCGGTGCTAGCCACaactaagaagaaaaagaagaaggataatatctttaaaatttccaaattggCTCCTTGCTGTTACGGCTGTGGAGCTCCGTTACACACATCGGAAGTGGATGCTCCAGGTTATGTTGACCAGGAGACATACGAGTTG AAAAAGAAACATCATCAATTACGTAAAATTCTTTGTGGACGGTGTCGTCTATTGTCTCATGGGCACATGATAACTGCAGTAGGTGGAAATGGAGGTTATTCTGGAGGAAAGCAATTTGTTACAGCAGAAGAGCTTCGAGAAAAGTTGTCTCATGTGCGCCATGAGAAAGCTTTGATTGTTAAATTG GTTGATATTGTAGACTTCAATGGAAGTTTTTTGGCTCGTGTCCGAGATCTTGCTGGTGCAAATCCCATAATTTTGGTTATAACTAAG GTGGATCTTCTTCCAAAAGATACTGATCTTAATTGTGTTGGTGACTGGGTTGTGGAGGCCACAATGAAGAAGAAGCTTAA TGTTCTGAGTGTTCATTTAACAAGTTCAAAATCATTGGTTGGAATCTCTGGGGTGGTGGCAGAAAtccaaaaggagaaaaaggtcg TGCTATTAACTTTTCAGGGCTCAGCAAACGTGGGAAAATCTGCATTCATCAATGCACTGTTAA ATACAATGTCATATAAGGACCCAGTTGCAGCCTCTGCACGGAAACACAAACCAATACAATCAGCTGTTCCCGGAACGACATTGGGTCCAATCCCAATTGATGCTTTCCTTGGTGGTGAA AAATTGTATGATACCCCTGGAGTTCATCTTCATCATAGGCAAGCTGCAGTTATTCACGCGGAAGATCTCCCTACTCTTGCTCCTCAAAGTCGTCTTCGGGGTCAAGTTTTTCCA AGTTCTGGGCGAAACTTGGACTCGCAGATAGCTAACCGAATGAGATCAAGTGGCTTGAGTGGATTATCAATATTTTGGGGAGGCCTTGTTCGAATTGACATTTTTAAG GTTCTCCCAGAGACTTGTTTGACATTCTATGGACCCAAGGCGTTGCAAATTCATGTAGTGGCTACTGAAGAAGCAGATGAATTCTACCAG AAAGAACTCGGAGTTCTATTGACACCTCCGACAGGAAAAGGAAAGGCAGATGACTGGATGGGACTTGAAACAAAGCGGCAGTTACAAATTAAGTATGAAGATATTGAGAG ACCTACCTGCGATGTGGCTATATCTGGTCTTGGATGGTTTTCCGTTGTACCAGTTAATAAATCAGCCGGAGTATCTAATCCAATTTCAGAAGTTACAGCTGGAGAGCTAGCTTTTGTTGTCCATGTTCCGAAGCCAGTAGAGATTTTTGTTCGATCTCCTATGCCTGTGGGCAAAGCAGGAGGACAGTGGTACGACTACAGGGAGTTGACAGAGGAGGAATTAGAAGTGAGACCAAAATGGTTTTTCTGA
- the LOC778272 gene encoding putative nitric oxide synthase isoform X1: MAPKLLALSSLSSICPFSIPNSSSSNLNLYRYHTTKPTLIFCKSTEPQTISESEPEGYGAAAPTRGDIYLQRQQVVAASSSVLATTKKKKKKDNIFKISKLAPCCYGCGAPLHTSEVDAPGYVDQETYELKKKHHQLRKILCGRCRLLSHGHMITAVGGNGGYSGGKQFVTAEELREKLSHVRHEKALIVKLVDIVDFNGSFLARVRDLAGANPIILVITKVDLLPKDTDLNCVGDWVVEATMKKKLNVLSVHLTSSKSLVGISGVVAEIQKEKKGRDVYILGSANVGKSAFINALLNTMSYKDPVAASARKHKPIQSAVPGTTLGPIPIDAFLGGEKLYDTPGVHLHHRQAAVIHAEDLPTLAPQSRLRGQVFPSSGRNLDSQIANRMRSSGLSGLSIFWGGLVRIDIFKVLPETCLTFYGPKALQIHVVATEEADEFYQKELGVLLTPPTGKGKADDWMGLETKRQLQIKYEDIERPTCDVAISGLGWFSVVPVNKSAGVSNPISEVTAGELAFVVHVPKPVEIFVRSPMPVGKAGGQWYDYRELTEEELEVRPKWFF; encoded by the exons ATGGCGCCTAAACTCCTAGCTCTATCCTCCTTATCTTCCATTTGCCCATTTTCTATACCCAATTCCTCCTCTAGTAACCTCAACCTCTACAGATATCACACTACTAAACCCACCCTTATCTTCTGCAAATCCACTGAACCCCAAACTATCTCAGAATCCGAACCCGAGGGCTATGGAGCTGCCGCCCCAACCCGAGGTGACATATATCTACAACGCCAACAGGTCGTCGCTGCATCTTCATCGGTGCTAGCCACaactaagaagaaaaagaagaaggataatatctttaaaatttccaaattggCTCCTTGCTGTTACGGCTGTGGAGCTCCGTTACACACATCGGAAGTGGATGCTCCAGGTTATGTTGACCAGGAGACATACGAGTTG AAAAAGAAACATCATCAATTACGTAAAATTCTTTGTGGACGGTGTCGTCTATTGTCTCATGGGCACATGATAACTGCAGTAGGTGGAAATGGAGGTTATTCTGGAGGAAAGCAATTTGTTACAGCAGAAGAGCTTCGAGAAAAGTTGTCTCATGTGCGCCATGAGAAAGCTTTGATTGTTAAATTG GTTGATATTGTAGACTTCAATGGAAGTTTTTTGGCTCGTGTCCGAGATCTTGCTGGTGCAAATCCCATAATTTTGGTTATAACTAAG GTGGATCTTCTTCCAAAAGATACTGATCTTAATTGTGTTGGTGACTGGGTTGTGGAGGCCACAATGAAGAAGAAGCTTAA TGTTCTGAGTGTTCATTTAACAAGTTCAAAATCATTGGTTGGAATCTCTGGGGTGGTGGCAGAAAtccaaaaggagaaaaag GGAAGGGATGTATACATTCTG GGCTCAGCAAACGTGGGAAAATCTGCATTCATCAATGCACTGTTAA ATACAATGTCATATAAGGACCCAGTTGCAGCCTCTGCACGGAAACACAAACCAATACAATCAGCTGTTCCCGGAACGACATTGGGTCCAATCCCAATTGATGCTTTCCTTGGTGGTGAA AAATTGTATGATACCCCTGGAGTTCATCTTCATCATAGGCAAGCTGCAGTTATTCACGCGGAAGATCTCCCTACTCTTGCTCCTCAAAGTCGTCTTCGGGGTCAAGTTTTTCCA AGTTCTGGGCGAAACTTGGACTCGCAGATAGCTAACCGAATGAGATCAAGTGGCTTGAGTGGATTATCAATATTTTGGGGAGGCCTTGTTCGAATTGACATTTTTAAG GTTCTCCCAGAGACTTGTTTGACATTCTATGGACCCAAGGCGTTGCAAATTCATGTAGTGGCTACTGAAGAAGCAGATGAATTCTACCAG AAAGAACTCGGAGTTCTATTGACACCTCCGACAGGAAAAGGAAAGGCAGATGACTGGATGGGACTTGAAACAAAGCGGCAGTTACAAATTAAGTATGAAGATATTGAGAG ACCTACCTGCGATGTGGCTATATCTGGTCTTGGATGGTTTTCCGTTGTACCAGTTAATAAATCAGCCGGAGTATCTAATCCAATTTCAGAAGTTACAGCTGGAGAGCTAGCTTTTGTTGTCCATGTTCCGAAGCCAGTAGAGATTTTTGTTCGATCTCCTATGCCTGTGGGCAAAGCAGGAGGACAGTGGTACGACTACAGGGAGTTGACAGAGGAGGAATTAGAAGTGAGACCAAAATGGTTTTTCTGA